One Nostocoides sp. HKS02 genomic window carries:
- the ald gene encoding alanine dehydrogenase codes for MKIGIPREVKNNEYRVAITPSGVHELLVHGHEVFVEKDAGVGSSILDEDYTAAGATILDTADDVWATGDLILKVKEPIESEYHRMREGQTLFTYLHLAADKALTEELVARKVTGIAYETVELPDRSLPLLAPMSEVAGRLAPQVGAHTLMRAQGGRGVLMGGVSGVYAAKVVVIGAGVSGMNAAAIALGMQAEVLLLDRDIAKLRHADAIYQGHCQTVASNTFEIERAISDADLVIGAVLVPGAKAPKLVTNEQVSRMKPGSVLVDISIDQGGCFEDSRPTTHADPTYQVHGSVFYCVANMPGAVPHTSTYALTNVTLPYALELANKGWRDALRDNKPLGLGLNTHDGSVTYAPVAEAHGLTAVALETVLAG; via the coding sequence ATGAAGATCGGCATTCCGCGCGAGGTCAAGAACAACGAGTACCGCGTCGCCATCACCCCGTCGGGCGTCCACGAGCTCCTGGTCCACGGGCACGAGGTGTTCGTGGAGAAGGACGCCGGTGTCGGGTCGTCGATCCTCGACGAGGACTACACCGCGGCCGGCGCCACGATCCTCGACACCGCCGACGACGTCTGGGCCACGGGTGACCTGATCCTCAAGGTCAAGGAGCCGATCGAGTCCGAGTACCACCGGATGCGCGAGGGGCAGACGCTCTTCACCTACCTGCACCTGGCGGCCGACAAGGCCCTCACCGAGGAGCTGGTAGCCCGCAAGGTGACCGGCATCGCCTACGAGACCGTCGAGCTGCCCGACCGCTCGCTCCCCCTGCTCGCCCCGATGTCCGAGGTGGCCGGCCGGCTGGCCCCGCAGGTGGGCGCACACACCCTCATGCGGGCCCAGGGTGGGCGTGGCGTGCTCATGGGCGGCGTGAGCGGGGTGTATGCCGCGAAGGTCGTCGTCATCGGGGCCGGGGTCTCCGGCATGAACGCCGCCGCCATCGCGCTCGGCATGCAGGCCGAGGTGCTGCTGCTGGACCGCGACATCGCCAAGCTGCGCCATGCCGACGCCATCTACCAGGGCCACTGCCAGACCGTCGCCTCGAACACGTTCGAGATCGAGCGGGCCATCTCCGACGCCGACCTGGTCATCGGCGCGGTTCTCGTGCCGGGCGCCAAGGCACCCAAGCTCGTCACCAACGAGCAGGTCTCGCGGATGAAGCCCGGGTCGGTCCTCGTGGACATCTCGATCGACCAGGGCGGCTGCTTCGAGGACTCCCGACCCACGACCCACGCCGATCCGACCTACCAGGTCCACGGCTCGGTCTTCTACTGCGTCGCCAACATGCCGGGTGCGGTCCCGCACACGAGCACGTACGCACTGACCAACGTCACGCTGCCCTACGCCCTCGAGCTGGCCAACAAGGGCTGGCGCGACGCGTTGCGCGACAACAAGCCGCTGGGCCTGGGGCTCAACACCCACGACGGGTCGGTCACCTACGCCCCAGTCGCCGAGGCGCACGGGCTCACGGCGGTGGCGCTCGAGACCGTCCTCGCTGGCTGA
- a CDS encoding HipA family kinase has translation MLDQVTATRYVTPLREGGSLPGIVEADDLGTYVLKFRGAGQGVKVLVAEVIVGELARALGLNVPRMTVVDLQAPIAKYEADEEVQDLLTASLGLNLGIDFLPGSFGYDGSRPPDPQTAADILWLDALTANVDRTWSNPNLLVWHRNPWLIDHGAALYFHHAWPSRGADPARFVAQPYDASTHVLRDVAGDLHAAHTRLAPLVTASALGAVAAAVPDLWLETAPGLDAPDAVRAAYVEHLLARVTTPQAWLPGGAR, from the coding sequence GTGCTCGACCAGGTCACCGCCACCCGCTACGTCACGCCCCTGCGCGAGGGCGGGTCGCTGCCCGGCATCGTCGAAGCCGACGACCTGGGCACGTACGTGCTGAAGTTCCGCGGCGCCGGCCAGGGCGTGAAGGTGCTCGTCGCCGAGGTCATCGTCGGCGAGCTGGCGCGGGCGCTCGGGCTCAACGTCCCGAGGATGACCGTCGTCGACCTCCAAGCACCGATCGCCAAGTACGAGGCCGACGAGGAGGTGCAGGACCTGCTCACCGCGAGTCTTGGCCTCAACCTCGGGATCGACTTCCTGCCGGGCTCGTTCGGCTACGACGGGTCGCGACCCCCGGACCCGCAGACGGCGGCCGACATCCTCTGGCTCGACGCGCTCACGGCCAATGTCGACCGCACCTGGAGCAACCCCAATCTCCTTGTCTGGCACCGCAACCCGTGGCTGATCGACCACGGCGCCGCCTTGTACTTCCACCACGCGTGGCCGAGCCGCGGCGCCGACCCGGCGCGGTTCGTCGCCCAGCCGTACGACGCCAGCACCCATGTCCTGCGGGACGTCGCCGGCGACCTGCACGCGGCCCACACCCGCCTCGCACCCCTGGTCACCGCATCCGCGCTCGGGGCAGTAGCCGCTGCGGTCCCCGACCTGTGGCTGGAGACGGCGCCCGGTCTCGACGCCCCGGACGCCGTCCGGGCGGCCTACGTCGAGCACCTGCTCGCCCGCGTCACCACCCCCCAGGCCTGGCTCCCCGGAGGCGCGCGATGA
- a CDS encoding peroxiredoxin has translation MKSLTTADLAPDFTLPDQAGRPTSLSDLLTRGSVVLFFYPAALSGGCTSEACHFRDLRSEFAALGAQPIGISMDGVETQRAFDAKESLGMPLLSDADGAVAMAFGVRRRYLTPVKRATFVIGAGREILTVVQSELSMQTHADTALASLRAPVR, from the coding sequence ATGAAGAGCCTCACCACCGCAGACCTCGCCCCGGACTTCACCCTGCCTGACCAGGCCGGGCGGCCGACCTCCCTGAGCGACCTGTTGACCCGGGGGAGCGTCGTGCTGTTCTTCTATCCCGCGGCCCTGTCGGGCGGGTGCACGAGCGAGGCGTGCCACTTCCGCGACCTGCGGTCCGAGTTCGCCGCGTTGGGCGCCCAGCCGATCGGGATCAGCATGGATGGCGTGGAGACCCAGCGAGCGTTCGACGCCAAGGAGTCGCTGGGTATGCCATTGCTCTCGGACGCGGACGGGGCCGTCGCCATGGCGTTCGGCGTGCGACGCCGCTACCTCACCCCGGTCAAGCGGGCGACCTTCGTGATCGGCGCGGGCCGCGAGATCCTCACCGTGGTCCAGAGCGAGCTCAGCATGCAGACCCACGCCGACACCGCTCTGGCCAGCCTTCGCGCTCCGGTCCGCTGA
- a CDS encoding YncE family protein, with product MRRSTPRARAALTLPLLGALVLAGCSSRSDSLTVASTSHPSSSSRSSTPSPTKTTSVYAAAAAGELSSVARSARPMVYVPNTLSDTVQLIDPATYTVVGRFRVGREPQHVVPSWDMKTLWVNSDLANTLTPIDPRTGHHGAPVPVDDPYNLYFTPDGSHALVMAERLHRIDVRDPHTMALQRSLRVPCDGINHADYNAGLTAFVASCEFNGKLLVVDRNATAIRKVIDLNVIKTPGATSPHDAIHMMGSPKNGLRAGASAMPQDVRLTPDGRYFLAADMLRNGVWVIDAKTFTYSRFIHTGMGAHGIYPSRDGHRIFVANRDEGTVSVLDASTLKQVARWVIPGGGSPDMGGVTADGSQLWLSGRYNGVVYVFDTTTGKVLHKIPVDSGPHGLSVWPQPGRFSLGHTGNMR from the coding sequence ATGAGGCGTTCGACTCCTCGGGCTCGGGCGGCGCTGACGCTGCCCCTGCTCGGCGCGCTCGTGCTCGCCGGCTGCTCGTCCCGGTCCGACAGCCTCACCGTGGCGTCCACGTCGCACCCGTCGTCGTCGTCCCGCTCGAGCACCCCGAGCCCCACCAAGACCACCTCGGTGTATGCCGCGGCCGCCGCGGGCGAGCTGAGCTCGGTGGCCCGGTCGGCCCGGCCGATGGTCTACGTGCCCAACACATTGAGCGACACGGTGCAGCTCATCGACCCGGCCACCTACACGGTCGTCGGCCGGTTCCGGGTCGGTCGCGAGCCTCAGCATGTCGTGCCGTCGTGGGACATGAAGACCCTGTGGGTCAACTCCGACCTGGCGAACACACTGACGCCGATCGACCCCCGGACCGGGCACCACGGTGCTCCGGTGCCCGTCGACGACCCGTACAACCTCTACTTCACCCCGGACGGCTCGCACGCGCTGGTCATGGCCGAGCGCCTGCACCGGATCGACGTCCGCGACCCGCACACCATGGCGCTGCAGCGCTCGTTGCGGGTCCCGTGCGACGGCATCAACCACGCCGACTACAACGCGGGCCTGACCGCGTTCGTGGCGAGCTGTGAGTTCAACGGCAAGCTGCTCGTCGTCGACCGCAACGCCACCGCGATCCGCAAGGTGATCGACCTCAACGTCATCAAGACGCCCGGCGCCACCTCGCCCCACGACGCGATCCACATGATGGGCAGCCCCAAGAACGGCCTGCGCGCGGGTGCGAGCGCCATGCCGCAGGACGTTCGGCTGACCCCTGACGGCCGGTACTTCCTCGCCGCCGACATGCTGCGCAACGGCGTGTGGGTCATCGACGCCAAGACCTTCACGTACTCGCGTTTCATCCACACGGGCATGGGGGCACACGGCATCTACCCGTCCCGCGACGGTCACCGGATCTTCGTGGCCAACCGCGACGAGGGCACCGTCAGCGTCCTGGACGCGAGCACGCTCAAGCAGGTCGCCCGCTGGGTCATCCCCGGTGGGGGATCGCCCGACATGGGGGGCGTGACCGCGGACGGGTCCCAGCTGTGGCTGTCCGGGCGCTACAACGGCGTCGTCTACGTCTTCGACACGACGACCGGCAAGGTCCTGCACAAGATCCCCGTCGACTCCGGGCCCCACGGGCTCTCGGTCTGGCCCCAGCCCGGCCGCTTCAGCCTGGGGCACACCGGCAACATGCGCTGA
- a CDS encoding ATP-dependent DNA ligase — MLFAEVVDASRAAAATRSRLAKTAAVAGALRAAGPVDAATVAAHLSGVLPQRRVGVSWRGLTALPDPAELPSVTVTEVDLALTALAAVGGAGSAGARQAAVAELFGRLTRPEQDFLRDLITGQMRQGALDGVMQAAIAAAAEVPEAAVRRAVMLAGYTGPVAAAALTGGVPALEAISLEVGRPLRPMLAGSAPDVGAALEAVGLPAAGSPGEPLAGMAYVDGKLDGIRLQAHRDGDTVRLFTRSLDDITDRLPEVVEAVLAMPARTLVLDGEAIALDDAGRPRPFQETASRTMSSVGVAELRSRVPVTPYFFDLLHLDGEDLLDAPAADRFARLAAVVPVESLVPRVSARSVAETQAFFDTLVRDGHEGIVVKSATAPYAAGRRGAGWVKVKPRHTLDLVVLAVEWGSGRRQGWLSNIHLGARDPESGGFVMLGKTFKGMTDEMLAWQTERFLTLKTSRRGHVVHLRPEQVVEVAFDGIQTSSRYPGGMALRFARVLRYRDDKTADEADTIELVRSLRG, encoded by the coding sequence GTGCTCTTCGCCGAGGTCGTCGACGCCTCGCGCGCCGCAGCGGCCACCCGGTCCCGGCTGGCCAAGACCGCGGCCGTCGCCGGCGCCCTGCGCGCCGCGGGGCCGGTCGACGCGGCCACGGTGGCCGCCCACCTGTCGGGCGTGCTCCCCCAGCGCCGGGTCGGCGTGAGCTGGCGCGGTCTGACGGCCCTGCCCGACCCTGCGGAGCTGCCGTCCGTGACGGTCACCGAGGTGGACCTCGCCCTGACGGCCCTGGCTGCCGTCGGCGGTGCGGGTTCGGCTGGCGCCCGCCAGGCCGCGGTCGCCGAGCTGTTCGGCCGGCTCACCCGCCCGGAGCAGGACTTCCTGCGCGACCTCATCACCGGCCAGATGCGCCAGGGCGCCCTGGACGGCGTCATGCAGGCCGCCATCGCCGCGGCGGCCGAGGTCCCCGAGGCGGCTGTGCGCCGTGCCGTGATGCTCGCGGGATACACCGGACCGGTCGCGGCGGCGGCCCTCACGGGTGGTGTCCCAGCCCTCGAGGCGATCAGCCTGGAGGTCGGTCGCCCTCTGCGCCCGATGCTCGCCGGGTCGGCTCCCGACGTCGGTGCGGCGCTCGAGGCCGTGGGGCTGCCGGCCGCCGGGTCGCCCGGTGAGCCGCTGGCAGGGATGGCGTATGTCGACGGAAAGCTGGACGGCATACGGCTGCAGGCGCACCGCGATGGCGACACGGTCCGCCTGTTCACCCGCTCGCTCGACGACATCACCGACCGGCTCCCCGAGGTCGTCGAGGCGGTGCTCGCCATGCCGGCCCGGACCCTGGTCCTCGACGGCGAAGCGATCGCGCTCGACGACGCCGGGCGCCCGCGGCCGTTCCAGGAGACCGCATCGCGGACGATGAGCAGCGTCGGGGTGGCCGAGCTGCGCAGTCGGGTGCCGGTGACCCCCTACTTCTTCGACCTGCTCCACCTGGACGGCGAGGACCTCCTCGATGCGCCGGCCGCCGACCGATTCGCGCGCCTGGCCGCCGTGGTGCCGGTCGAGTCGCTCGTGCCCAGGGTTTCCGCCCGATCTGTCGCCGAGACCCAGGCCTTCTTCGACACCCTCGTCCGCGACGGGCACGAGGGAATCGTGGTCAAGTCCGCAACGGCACCGTATGCCGCGGGCCGGCGCGGAGCGGGGTGGGTCAAGGTCAAGCCGAGGCACACCCTCGACCTGGTCGTGCTCGCCGTCGAGTGGGGCAGCGGCCGGCGCCAGGGATGGCTGTCCAACATCCACCTCGGCGCGCGCGACCCCGAGTCGGGTGGCTTCGTCATGCTCGGCAAGACCTTCAAGGGCATGACCGACGAGATGCTCGCGTGGCAGACCGAGCGCTTCCTCACCCTGAAGACCTCGCGGCGGGGCCACGTCGTCCACCTCCGGCCTGAGCAAGTAGTCGAAGTGGCCTTCGACGGCATCCAGACGTCGTCCCGGTATCCGGGTGGCATGGCGCTGCGGTTCGCCAGGGTCCTGCGCTACCGCGACGACAAGACTGCCGACGAGGCCGACACCATCGAGCTGGTCAGGTCGCTGCGCGGCTAG
- a CDS encoding polysaccharide deacetylase family protein: MTTPSRRTLLTASLAGLTLGACSAPGTDGSAATTSTAAGKATPKPSSPSATGSTASASPTGPAPEPAIAKTPGADIVSGPADRNQVALTFHGQGPVELVHSILSACHRADAHITVFAVGNWLEATPGIGREIVAAGHELGNHTWSHQQMKQLSPAEAEREARKGAEALRAAVGTAGWWFRPSGTQHSTATIRAAALAAGYQRCVSYDVDPGDYLDPGSSAVRDRTLAAVKPGSIVSLHFGHPGTATALPAILAGLRSRGLAPVTLSHLLADA, translated from the coding sequence GTGACGACCCCCTCGCGCCGAACGCTCCTCACCGCCAGCCTGGCCGGCCTGACCCTGGGGGCCTGCTCCGCCCCCGGCACGGACGGATCGGCCGCCACCACGTCGACAGCCGCCGGGAAAGCGACCCCGAAGCCGTCGTCACCGTCAGCGACGGGCAGCACGGCCAGCGCAAGCCCGACCGGTCCCGCGCCCGAGCCGGCGATCGCCAAGACGCCGGGCGCCGACATCGTCAGCGGCCCCGCCGACCGCAACCAGGTCGCCCTCACCTTCCACGGTCAGGGTCCCGTCGAGCTCGTGCACTCGATTCTTTCGGCGTGTCACCGGGCCGACGCACACATCACCGTCTTCGCAGTGGGAAACTGGCTCGAGGCAACGCCAGGCATTGGCCGCGAGATCGTGGCGGCCGGGCACGAGTTGGGCAACCACACCTGGAGTCACCAGCAGATGAAGCAGCTGTCACCCGCAGAAGCCGAGCGAGAGGCTCGCAAGGGGGCCGAGGCCCTGCGCGCCGCCGTCGGCACCGCCGGCTGGTGGTTCCGCCCCTCGGGCACCCAGCACAGCACGGCGACGATCAGGGCCGCAGCCCTCGCAGCCGGCTACCAGCGCTGCGTGTCCTACGACGTCGACCCCGGCGACTACCTCGACCCCGGCTCGAGCGCCGTGCGCGACCGCACCCTGGCCGCGGTGAAGCCCGGTTCGATCGTCAGCCTGCACTTCGGGCACCCGGGCACGGCCACCGCCCTGCCGGCGATCCTCGCTGGCCTGCGCAGCCGCGGGCTGGCGCCGGTGACCCTCTCGCACCTGCTGGCTGACGCATGA
- a CDS encoding MarR family winged helix-turn-helix transcriptional regulator produces the protein MIERQAVGNDLLRAAARLTRWASRHASFELPHAQARLLALVDELGPARVSALAQADHTSQPAMTTALQRLEADRLVHRVADPADARASLLSLTPRGRATLERVRAARLAALAPTLDALDDHDIARLRAAIEVMDDLLVRAVPTRKES, from the coding sequence GTGATCGAGAGACAAGCCGTCGGCAACGACCTCCTGCGGGCGGCGGCGCGGCTCACGCGGTGGGCCTCGCGGCACGCCTCGTTCGAGCTCCCCCACGCCCAGGCACGGCTGCTGGCCCTCGTCGACGAGCTCGGCCCCGCCCGGGTCAGCGCGCTGGCCCAGGCCGACCACACCAGCCAGCCCGCCATGACGACCGCACTGCAGCGGCTCGAGGCCGACCGGCTCGTCCACCGGGTCGCCGACCCCGCGGATGCCCGCGCCTCGCTGCTGTCGCTCACGCCGCGAGGCCGGGCCACGCTCGAGCGGGTGCGCGCGGCCCGACTCGCCGCGCTCGCCCCGACCCTCGACGCGCTCGACGACCACGACATCGCGCGCCTGCGCGCTGCGATCGAAGTCATGGACGACCTGCTCGTCCGTGCTGTCCCCACCCGGAAGGAATCCTGA
- a CDS encoding MFS transporter: MWRQPKTVWSVAFACVIAFMGIGLVDPILKPIADDLGAGPSQVSLLFTSYMAVMGLAMLGTGWVSSRTGAKRTLLLGLVVIIIGAGLAGAQDTIGGIVAFRAVWGLGNALFIATALATIVSAASGSVGQAIILYEAALGVGIAAGPLLGGWLGAHSWRWPFWGVSVLMAVAFVAIITTLPATPPTGRRTSIAAPLRALTHRGLLTVGITALLYNFGFFTLLAWTPFPLGLGAHAVGLVFFGWGVLLAFTSVVVAPRIQRRFGTLPGLVGALIGFALVLVAMALGTGHQPVLVIGVILAGAFLGINNTLITETVMKISPVERGVASAAYSFVRFGGGAVAPWLAGTLGERAANIPFWVGAGAVLLAIGVLLTASPLISAIDRQPGHGAEPQGSALEAEALTVGDA, encoded by the coding sequence ATGTGGCGCCAACCCAAGACCGTCTGGTCCGTCGCCTTCGCCTGCGTCATCGCGTTCATGGGCATCGGCCTGGTCGATCCCATCCTCAAACCGATCGCCGACGACCTCGGCGCAGGCCCGTCGCAGGTGTCCCTGCTGTTCACCAGCTACATGGCCGTCATGGGTCTGGCCATGCTCGGCACCGGCTGGGTCTCGAGCCGCACGGGGGCCAAGCGCACCCTGCTTCTCGGGCTGGTCGTCATCATCATCGGAGCCGGTCTCGCCGGAGCGCAGGACACCATCGGTGGCATCGTGGCCTTCCGGGCGGTCTGGGGGCTGGGCAACGCGCTGTTCATCGCCACCGCCCTCGCAACCATCGTCAGCGCTGCGAGCGGCTCGGTCGGCCAGGCGATCATCCTCTACGAAGCAGCCCTGGGCGTCGGGATCGCCGCCGGGCCGCTGCTCGGCGGTTGGCTCGGCGCCCACTCGTGGCGGTGGCCCTTCTGGGGCGTCAGCGTGCTCATGGCCGTGGCGTTCGTCGCGATCATCACGACCCTGCCCGCCACACCGCCGACCGGGCGTCGCACCTCGATCGCCGCACCCCTGCGTGCGCTGACCCACCGCGGGCTGCTCACCGTCGGGATCACTGCGCTGCTGTACAACTTCGGCTTCTTCACCCTCCTGGCCTGGACGCCGTTCCCGCTGGGCCTCGGAGCCCACGCCGTGGGTCTGGTGTTCTTCGGCTGGGGCGTGCTCCTCGCCTTCACCTCGGTCGTGGTCGCGCCACGGATCCAGCGCCGCTTCGGCACCCTGCCGGGGCTGGTCGGGGCGCTCATCGGCTTCGCGCTCGTCCTGGTCGCGATGGCGCTCGGCACCGGCCACCAGCCGGTCCTGGTCATCGGGGTGATCCTCGCGGGCGCGTTCCTCGGGATCAACAACACCCTGATCACCGAGACCGTCATGAAGATCTCACCGGTGGAGCGCGGCGTGGCGTCCGCGGCATACAGCTTCGTGCGGTTCGGCGGGGGCGCCGTCGCGCCGTGGCTCGCCGGCACCCTCGGCGAACGCGCAGCCAACATCCCGTTCTGGGTCGGCGCCGGGGCAGTGCTGCTCGCCATCGGCGTCCTGCTCACCGCGAGCCCGCTCATCTCGGCCATCGACCGCCAACCCGGGCACGGAGCCGAGCCCCAGGGCAGCGCCCTGGAGGCCGAGGCGCTCACCGTCGGAGACGCCTGA